TCGCGGCGGGGCACGACACGACCGCGGCGCTCACCACCGCCATGCGGCGCGGCGGCCGCGCGGTGGCGTTCTCCGGCCTCACCGTCGGCATCGCCCTGATCGGAATGCTGTTCTTCCCCATGGCTTTCCTGCGCTCCCTCGCCTCGGCCGGACTCGCCGTGGTGGCCCTGTCGATCCTGATGGCGCTCGTCCTGGTGCCCGCCCTGCTCGTGCTGCTGGGCGAGCGCATCAACCGGAAACCGTTGCGCGAGGCCGCGCCCGTCGAGCGCGGCCTGCTGTACCGGGTGGCGCGCAGCGTGCAACGGCGGCCCGCGCGGTGGGCGCTGCCGGTGCTGGCGCTGCTGGTGGTCCTCGGCTCACCCGTCGCCGGGTTGCGGCTCGGCCTGCCCGACGATCGGGTACTGCCGGCCGGGCTTCAATCCCGGCAGGTGGGCGACCTGCTGCGAGATCGGTTCGAGGACAACGCCACCGGGTCCGTGCAGATCATCGTGCGGTCGCCGGGCGACGGTCTCGCCGCCTACGCCTCGGCGCTGTCGACGGTGCCCGGCGTGGCGGCGGTCCTCGCCCCGGCGGCCACCTTCCGCGACGGGCAGCCGACCGGTCCGGGCGACCCGACCGCGACCGGCCCCGACACCGTCCACCTGACCGTCGCCACCCACCTCGACCCGTATTCCGCGGCGGCGCAACGACAACTGGACGCCCTGCGCGCGGTCGACGCCCACGCGCCGGTGCTGTTCGGCGGCCAGGCCCAGCAGACCGCCGACGCCGCGCACGGCATCGCCCAGGGCGTCCCCAAGACCCTCGCCTGGATCGCCCTCACCACCTTCGTGCTGTTGCTGCTGCTCACCGGCAGCGTGGTGCTGCCGCTGAAAGCCCTTGCCCTCAACGTGCTTTCGCTCGCCGCCACCTTCGGCGCACTGGTGTGGATCTTCCAGGACGGTCACCTGGGCGGCCTGGGCACCCTCGCCACCGGCTCCACCATCGCCACCCTGCCGGTGCTGCTGTTCTGCGTATCCTTCGGCCTGTCCATGGATTACGAGGTGTTCCTGCTGGCCCGCTTCACCGAGGAATGGCAGCGCTCCCCGCGCACCCGCGCCGACAACGACACCGCCGTCGCCCTGGGCATCGCCCGCTCCGGCCGCATCGTCACCGCGGCCGCCCTGCTGATGGCGGTGGTGTTCGCGGGCATCGCCGCCAGCGGCGTCACCATGAACCGAATGCTCGGTCTCGGCCTGGCCGTGGCGGTCCTGATGGACGCCACCCTCGTGCGCATGATCCTGGTGCCCGCCTTCATGCGCATCCTGGGCACCGCCAACTGGTGGGCGCCCGCCCCCTCCCGCCCGCTGGTGCGACGCCTCGTCCTGCGCGAGTGACCGGCCGCTATCGTGCAGGCGTGAGCCGATCCACCACCCTCGCCGCCACGCCCGCGGATTCCTGGCCGCGGCGTGCCGCCCTGCCCGCAATGATCGTCGCGGGGGTGATCGTCACTCTGGTTGTGCCCCTGTCGTTTCCCTCCGGCGGCGGATCCACCCGCGTGGATTCGACACTGGAACACCACATTCACGCGGCCCTGGACGCCCACCGCTGGGCGTACAGCGTGCTGGTGTTCCCCAGCAACAGCTACGTCGTGCTGCCGCTGCTGCTCGCCTTCGCCGCCTGGTTCGCCTACCGGCGACTGTGGTGGCGGGCCGGGTTCCTGCTGATCGCCCCGGAAGTGGTGGTCGCGGTGAACACCTATGCGCTCAAACCGTTCTGGGACCGCAAGCTCGACCACTACCTGGCCTACCCGAGCGGCCACACCGTGCAGCTGGTGGCCGTCATGGCCGCCTTCGCCTTGGTCAGCGAATCGACCCGGGTGCGCACGGTGACCACCGTCGTCATGATCGTCGTCCTGCCCGCGGTCATGATCGGCATGGTCGGGTTCGGATACCACCATCCGACCGATGTGCTGGGCGGTACGGCCGCCGCCCTGGCCCTCGTCTGCGCCCTGTATCTGCCGTTCCGCTATTTCACCGCTAGCGGCGCCGACGCGCCCGTCAGTACGACAGCATCGCCGCGAGGATGAACCACACGCCCCACAGCAGTGCCACGATGAACCCCATGGTCAGCATGATGCGCATGAACCCGCGACCCACCTCGATGCGGTCGCTGCGGCGCGGATACAGCTTGCGGGGACTGAACCACGGCTCCGGAATCGCCAGCCCGCGCCCGGCCGAGGCGTGCTCGCGCTCGAGCCGCGCCTGCTCCTCGGCATAGGCTTCGGCCTGCGCCTGCTGCGGACCGCCGTGCCACAGCGTCACGTCCACCGGGCCCAGGAAGCCCTCGTTGATGAGATCCTGCGGGCCCGGCAGATACGGCAGGATGCCCAGCCCGCGGAAGGCCCACGCCACGTCGTTGGCCGACCATTGCGGCCGCCCCCGCGACAGCAGGCTGGTGAAATGGTCACGCAGCCCGCGCTCGTCGCCCAGCAGCACCTGGAAGCTGGGATCGTTCCACAGCTGCTTGACCCGCAGATTCGCGCCCGGCGGCGGCACCACCAGCACGATGCCGTGAATCACCCGCTGCCCCAGCCCGCGTTCGGCCAGCCAGTTCTGCAGCGCGAAGGTGTGATCACGGGACTTGTCGAGCGGATTGCGTTTGTCGCCGCCGTCGAAGGTGATGATTCGGTCCCCGACCCGCCAGGGGCCGTTCATGGGGATCTCGAGCTCCCCGTCGAACTTCTCCGACAGCGCCTCGGCCTCGATCACCACGCAGCTGGTCGGCGTCCACACCACCGCGTCGAACGGATGCAGCTTATCGCCGTGGAACAGACTGCAATTCACGGTCGCCACACCCTTGGGGTCGGTGGCGCCCTTCCAGGTGCGCAGCCAATCGATGAGCACCTTCTCGGCATGCGTGCCGGCGGCGTTCTGCACTCGGACGAGCATCGGCTCTCACCTTCCTCGTCGAATCGATACCGGGAATGGTACGGGCACAAGGCCCAAACTACCGCCGCGTGCGATCACGCGGCGGGTCGGGATCGATTGGGCTGCTGCCGCTCTAACGCTGCGCGGGCAGCGCCGGATCGGTCGGCTGGTCGGTGGGGAAGATGGGCAGCCGCAACGCGCCCGGCGCGAAATCCGGCACCGTCGCGTGCTTGGGCGCCACCGGGCTGATGCGACGGTAGGGCGCGCCCAGCGCCGGACGCGGATCGGGCTCGTTTCGGTTGGGCCAGAACGCCATTGCGCGTTCGGCCTGTGCGGTGATGGTCAGCGACGGGTTCACGCCCAGGTTCGCGGTCACCGCCGAACCGTCGGCGACGTGCAGGCCCGGATGGCCGAACACGCGCTGATACGGGTCCACCACACCGCTTTCCGGTCCCTCGCCGATCACGCAGCCGCCGATGTAGTGCGCGGTGGCCGGAATGTTGAACACGTCCATGGCCAGCATCTGCACATCGCCGTCGACCTTCGCCCCGAAGCGGCGGCCGACGTCGTGGGCCAGCGGGATCCAGGTCGGATTGGGCGTGCCCGTGCCCTGTTTCGTCTTGAGCTGACCCCAGCGCCGGAACGAGGTCAGCGAGTTGTCCAGTGACTGCATGACCAGCAGGATCACCGACTTCTCCGAGGCCCGGCGCGCATTGAGGCTGCGTGCGAACACCACCGGATGCAGCAGCATCGCCAGCAGGAACCGCAGGAACCGGAACGCGCCGCCGTCGACCAGCGGCACCGACAGCGGGAACAGGCCGTTCTGGCCCTTGCCGTAGTGGCAGACCTCGATATGGGTGTCGGGTTCGGGATGGATCGAGGAGGTGATGGCGATGCCCTCGGCGAAATCGTCGCGCGAACGGCTCACCACATTGAGGATGGCCTCGGAATTGGACCGGGTCAGCTCGCCCAGCCGCGGCGACAGCTGCGGCAGCACCTGCTCGTCGCGCATCTTGTGCAGCAGCTTCTGGGTGCCCAGCGCGGCCGCCGCGAACACCACCTGCTCGGCGGTGAACACCTTGCGCCCCTTGCGAATCCAGCGATCCGAGCGCTGCGTCTCGATGGCGTAGCCGCCGCCGGTCATGGGCCGCACCTTGGTGGCGGTGGTGAGCTCGAAGACGTGCGCGCCCGCCTGTTCGGCCAGGTACAGGTAGTTCTTGGGCGTGGTGTTCTTGGCATTGTGCGGGCAGCCGGTGAAGCAGCGGGCGCAATGGACGCAGCCGTTGCGCTTGGGTCCGGCCCCGCCGAAGTACGGATCGTCGACCTCCTCGCCCGGCGCGTCCTCGTTGAAGAACACGCCCACATTGGTGGCGTGGAAGGTGTCGGAGACGCCCAGATCCGCTGCAACGGAACGGATCACGTCGTCGGCGGGCGTCATGCGCGGGTTCGGCGCGACACCCAGCATGCGCTGCGCCTGGTCGTAGTAGGGGGCCAGTTCGGCGCGCCAGTCGGTGATGTGCGCCCACTGGGGGTCGGTGTAGAACGCCGGCAGCGGCTCGTAGAGGGTGTTGCCGTAGATCAACGATCCGCCGCCCACACCCGCGGCGGAGAACACCGCGCACTTGCCCAGCACGCTGATCCGCTGGGTGCCGGTCAGGCCCAGCCGCGGCGCCCAGATCGCCTTGCGCACATTCCAGTTGGTGCTGGGGATGTCCTCGGCGTTCCAGCGGCGACCGGATTCGAGCACGGCCACCCGATAGCCCTTCTCGGTCAGGCGCAGCGCACTCACGCTTCCCCCGAACCCTGAACCGATCACGACGACGTCGTAGTCGAAGTCGGGCATGGTCTTTCCTCTCGCTGAACCCCTGAATGAGAAGGATCGCATCCGATTCTCTCATCTCGTGTATGGCGCAGACCATATCCTTTCCGTCCCCACTCGGCCATCTCGGTCGTTGAGCGCCCATATCGGTTCGTGCACCCGCGGCGCGGCGGCGTGCCCGGATGGAGATGCCGGGGTGATTG
This sequence is a window from Nocardia yunnanensis. Protein-coding genes within it:
- a CDS encoding MMPL family transporter, whose protein sequence is MIDRLIGPALRKPRAVLGLAALVFVLCGVLGSQAAGRLSNGGFVATDSESARVADILAREYGMSGTQLVLTVESPGGAQGPAATARGTAIARELKGDARVSAVVSPWTDPAPSRTLLSEDGRIGLIVATVRGDEDSAPGIAHELSAEFTGTAGEVTVRAGGQAMVWRDTARQTQRDLAVAEAIALPLTFLLLVWFLRSLVAALIPFVTGVLAIAGASAVLYLMTYVVALSVFALNITTAIGLALAVDYSLLIIGRYREEIAAGHDTTAALTTAMRRGGRAVAFSGLTVGIALIGMLFFPMAFLRSLASAGLAVVALSILMALVLVPALLVLLGERINRKPLREAAPVERGLLYRVARSVQRRPARWALPVLALLVVLGSPVAGLRLGLPDDRVLPAGLQSRQVGDLLRDRFEDNATGSVQIIVRSPGDGLAAYASALSTVPGVAAVLAPAATFRDGQPTGPGDPTATGPDTVHLTVATHLDPYSAAAQRQLDALRAVDAHAPVLFGGQAQQTADAAHGIAQGVPKTLAWIALTTFVLLLLLTGSVVLPLKALALNVLSLAATFGALVWIFQDGHLGGLGTLATGSTIATLPVLLFCVSFGLSMDYEVFLLARFTEEWQRSPRTRADNDTAVALGIARSGRIVTAAALLMAVVFAGIAASGVTMNRMLGLGLAVAVLMDATLVRMILVPAFMRILGTANWWAPAPSRPLVRRLVLRE
- a CDS encoding phosphatase PAP2 family protein, which codes for MSRSTTLAATPADSWPRRAALPAMIVAGVIVTLVVPLSFPSGGGSTRVDSTLEHHIHAALDAHRWAYSVLVFPSNSYVVLPLLLAFAAWFAYRRLWWRAGFLLIAPEVVVAVNTYALKPFWDRKLDHYLAYPSGHTVQLVAVMAAFALVSESTRVRTVTTVVMIVVLPAVMIGMVGFGYHHPTDVLGGTAAALALVCALYLPFRYFTASGADAPVSTTASPRG
- a CDS encoding nuclease-related domain-containing protein; protein product: MLVRVQNAAGTHAEKVLIDWLRTWKGATDPKGVATVNCSLFHGDKLHPFDAVVWTPTSCVVIEAEALSEKFDGELEIPMNGPWRVGDRIITFDGGDKRNPLDKSRDHTFALQNWLAERGLGQRVIHGIVLVVPPPGANLRVKQLWNDPSFQVLLGDERGLRDHFTSLLSRGRPQWSANDVAWAFRGLGILPYLPGPQDLINEGFLGPVDVTLWHGGPQQAQAEAYAEEQARLEREHASAGRGLAIPEPWFSPRKLYPRRSDRIEVGRGFMRIMLTMGFIVALLWGVWFILAAMLSY
- a CDS encoding GMC oxidoreductase is translated as MPDFDYDVVVIGSGFGGSVSALRLTEKGYRVAVLESGRRWNAEDIPSTNWNVRKAIWAPRLGLTGTQRISVLGKCAVFSAAGVGGGSLIYGNTLYEPLPAFYTDPQWAHITDWRAELAPYYDQAQRMLGVAPNPRMTPADDVIRSVAADLGVSDTFHATNVGVFFNEDAPGEEVDDPYFGGAGPKRNGCVHCARCFTGCPHNAKNTTPKNYLYLAEQAGAHVFELTTATKVRPMTGGGYAIETQRSDRWIRKGRKVFTAEQVVFAAAALGTQKLLHKMRDEQVLPQLSPRLGELTRSNSEAILNVVSRSRDDFAEGIAITSSIHPEPDTHIEVCHYGKGQNGLFPLSVPLVDGGAFRFLRFLLAMLLHPVVFARSLNARRASEKSVILLVMQSLDNSLTSFRRWGQLKTKQGTGTPNPTWIPLAHDVGRRFGAKVDGDVQMLAMDVFNIPATAHYIGGCVIGEGPESGVVDPYQRVFGHPGLHVADGSAVTANLGVNPSLTITAQAERAMAFWPNRNEPDPRPALGAPYRRISPVAPKHATVPDFAPGALRLPIFPTDQPTDPALPAQR